A segment of the Mercurialis annua linkage group LG4, ddMerAnnu1.2, whole genome shotgun sequence genome:
TCTCCGACAAAAGTTTACTGGTTCATCTGCTTCAATAGCCAATCTCCAGGTCAGCAAATATACTCTTGAATATCAAAATCAATTCTAATCTAATACTAAACTTTGGATGTTTTAATGAATATTAGTTAGGCAAGTCGAATGAACTTCACTGTTGTTTAACATGAATTCTAACTATCAGAGATGTTATATAATTGCAGGTCCTAAAATTACCGATCCATCAGTTCTGAAGAAACAAGCTAAGGAGCTAATCAAGAACTGGCCTGTAGAACTACTGAACTTAATAGATATAACCCCAGATGAAACAGTAAGTAAGACTCCCCTTGTCGATCGTTGGCTGTGGCCTGCTGTAAGCCGTTCGGCTTCGGCAGGAAGGGTAGTGTTGGTTGGAGATGCATGGCACCCAATGACTCCCAATCTGGGGCAAGGTGCTTGTTGTGCATTGGAGGATTCAGTAGTTCTAGCAAGAAAGCTTGCATATGCGATTAACTCCGGAACTGCATCTATTGAAGATGCTTTCAAGTCCTACGGAACAGAAAGATGGTCCCGTGTATTCCCACTAACAATTCGTGCAAATCTCGTAGGATCACTGCTGCAGTGGGAGGACCCAATTGTTTGTTCCATTCGAAACAATGTCGTCTTACCTAAGCTAGCTAGGCTTGGACCACTCCTGGAGCACACAAATTTTGATTGTGAACCTCTACTAACAACAAATGTCTGAAACGATAGGGAAACAAGGAGATATCAAGCAACACATACAGTGTTTAATACCAGTGGACTGAAGCTTATTTCTATATTTAAATACATTGTACAGAACCTAAATTGTGTTTATGTACCAacaaattgttattttgatgtCTATGAACACAATAATAACAAGGATAgattaaatatatgaatataattaAGAGTTAAAGGTTAACAGGGATCTTTTGCTCCTGCCCTCATTTACTAACTTATACCCTCTCATCTCCATCCCACCTGACTGAATCGCAATTGCACCCAGCTGCGTGAGTGTTCTGTTTATTACGCAACAAGATTCTTGAGATTCACATACAGATACAgcatataaacataaaaagacGAAATGGAAACAACGAAACTGacattttttacaagaatatgttataaatataaagtttcatAGTTTTGCAAGCATTTACGAAAGGAAACGAAATGTCAAAATGTaggaatccaaaagtttccatGCAACATAGAATACAACAGGCCAGAGAAGTCAGAAGAAATGTACAATGGAGGAATGCCAAATATAATATCTTTCAGTCTAAACTACTTGTGCAATGATTATCATTAAACTTCTATAAACAAACAGTAGAAGTGTGCCTAATGGTAAACATTAACTGCTTTGTCAAACTTTCGGATAAAATGGATCTTACACTTAAATGACTAGTTGCTTGCAAGATGTAAGCATGCTGAGAACATTGTTGAGATGTGAAAATACCATTTCCAATTCCATCTGTTTTTGTTGGGTTGAAGCAATTCCATTGTCAGGCTGGCACGGCAACCCTCTATAGAAAATGACGCGGTCATTTGATTAGCCGTCAAATCTCAAACTCTAGACTCTGCAAACAAGCAATGAGCAAAGATATAAACAAAGCAAGAAATATACACTAATGGAAAGTTTGATGATTTTACACCAACTTTAAACTAAGATCACATACAATTCCAAAACATTTTCAATCACTTCACTAAATCGAACCTAACAAAAGTAATAACAATTTTAAGTTTCTGTCAAGGTAAGATGGAACTTAACAATCGAACAAGAACATGATTCAACAGTTCTATAAGGGCAACAAATTCAACATGATTCAACAGCATTAGGAGATGTAGTAAGTTCAATCAATTTAAAGCGAACTTTTTTGAGCCTGTAGACcagaaataaatacaaaaaaaacttGCTATCTAGACAACAACAGCAGCAAAGAAATTTCTAATCTTTACACTAAATAACATCAAACCAAATAACCAAGGTTAAAAATTGGAACCACCCATTAGTAAATCAAATCATTATCTGTCAGTTTGAACTTAGAAGTAAGTGTTTAAGATTAAATTAACTTAAAGAACTTAAAAGTTTAAATCTGAGAAGTAATTTGGGTAGCAGCTACGTACGAGGGTTGGAGAAGAACCAAAGAATGATGGCGCAAAGGACGAGAACAAGAGGGATTAAATGGATAGCATTCTCTGCAGATCTGAGACGCGACCGTTCTTTCTTTGCAACATGTGAAAGTGGATCGTAAGTGGGTAGTTCATGCTGCTGCGACTGTAGCTCTTTGTCCGTGTAATTTGTGTTGTTGTTCTTGAAGGATGACGATGCCGACGAGTCTTGATCGCTCACTCGCGAACCGCTCGATGATCTATGCATCTTCTTCTTCGCTAGCCGGCCGTTTCTTTTTTGCAAGAAACTGGTTTATTTCTCACAGCTGCTGACAGTTCTTTTTTGTTCTGTGCGTAATTGTGGTATGCATACGAGAAATTGTTGAGTAAACCAAGTTCGGCATATAGAACCATCCGCTCATCATGTGACCcgtgataataataaataaaataatcagttagtataaaatattatattaattaaaattaaaatataataaattaatctagcatatatatttattattgacACGTATCATATATTAAATGATTCATAATTTTATGTTGCGAATTTGATTCATATAAGTATCTTTCATAGTTGGGGGTGTGTATTGGTTTGGTtcatttggtttgattttaaaaatattgtagCTCGACTCTACTGAAATTGTTGAAATCTTCAACCAAGCCgtaattattttagtataaaatcaaaattaaattaaccaaaaaatttgATTGGTTCAGTTCAACATCAGTGCTTTGGTTTCGGTTTGGACATGGCAAATAGGCTCATTTTTATACACTAAAACACATGCAAGAGCCTTCAAAAATAggcaaaatcaaaatcaaactctAAATATATGTTATACTTACAGGTTATAAAAATTGTAGATTTTGTACTAAAGCATTAAACAAGCATATCAATTTTATGCTATTAGCatttataaattacaatcaATAAATCTATATGCTTTGAATTGTACCTTACAAAAAAACAATACtatatctatataaatttatagCTCAAAAATTCAATCAGTTTTTTTAATTCAAGCATCAAAAGATAAGATAGTTAGGCAGAATTGCAGGATTTCAAAAGTAGCAATGACATTCTCATTCATATACAGCGAAGCAGCAACCAGCAAATTAATTCTATCAGAATTTTATTACGTATagaatgaaaaatataaagattTAGATTAGATGACATAATTACCAACTAATTCAATTAAGTAAGCTACTAAAAAGATTTTAAGAGAAGaggtttaaaaaaataaaattataagacGTTCCTAGTTACACAGCTGCTTTCTGATTAAAATTTACAGAGCCTTTTCATGGAAATTAGAAGGGCTTATGTAGGCCAGCTTTTGAAGTGGTGAAAATTTCATCATACCCCAAatagaaagaaataaaataaaaaataagaaggTAATCCAAATAAATTAAACTCCGGTCTTTTCATAAATCCAgccacaaaaatataatttaaagtcttgaattataaattaaacattttgaatgacttaaaaatttaaaaaaattataaataaaaaaacggtatataattaaagaaaagaaaatagttGAAAActttagaatttaaaataaataaagaatttacgatttcaaaatgaaaatattatcaGCCAGCTTCCACCACCATTTCAAGCTTTTCAGTAGTCTTTTAGGATTCACATCAAAAGACAGAATACCAGTCAAAACAGATTCAGGGATATGATAGAAATAGGGATGGTACAAATGCGGCATTGTCATACGCTCCACTAACACCAAAATAAATTACCAAAAGAGTTCAACTTCAAGTTGAAGTACTCATTCAGTTTGGCTAATTTGCATTCAACAGAAAAAACAAGTTGAAGTTCtcataaaataaactaatcaaTGGAAGCAATAAAAAAGTAGTTAAAATacataatcttttttaaaattttcaaattcattCATGGACTCTTCAACCAACAGAGAGACAATCTTTGTCCTAAGCCAATCATGGTTGCACACCAATACTTCcaccaattttaaaattaattaacttccGAAACAATCAAGAAGCAGATTCAGAAGCAACAATTGAAATTGGAACAATAAGTATATCACGAGCCATCCTCTAAAGGACTGAAAAACAATATGACATTAGCTTCCAccactttaaaaatattataaccaTCATCATTGTCAACTATGGCTTCACTCAAGTATAATTCCAACTTAGATTTCTTGCTGTTGGTTTCTCTCATTTTCTTATTGTGCTCTATGAACTTTACCTTCATAATGGACATATGCTTTTTAGCAGGTTGTGGCCCTGGCAGGATAGGCATTTGAGGAAAAACATAAAGCTCCTTCACAAGATTTGTACTCATCAAATAACACAGTCAGTTCATACTTAACAGTTTCAGACAAAACATGTCTATATTCAGCATCAAATAAATTAGACAGAGCAAACTTCAAATCATTCACTTTAGAAGTTGGATCAAGAATATGTGAAAAGAAAATCACTTTGTTAATCTTATGGGAATCACCACTATATTTGTCGAACTTCTCTCTTATAAGAATCCAGAAATATGTGAAGTagtgaaaaaaaataagagttAATCGACAaccgtaaaaaatttaaaagcaaataaaaatatacaaccAGATCGTTTATTCTCAAATAAAGAAGACGAAAGTATGATATAtgatctatatatatatatctatatacttatataattgagatgACCAACAGAgctctctcattgattctcagcaaataaattttttctcaTTAATTCCCACCAAATAGAGTATTTTCATCGGTTCCCACTTTTTCTAATtcacttatttaaattatatttattttaatgagtaTACAAAGCtatattaatttctaatttCTACACAACATAGTATTATAGTATATATTAACCTCAAATTTTTACAAGTTAATTATTTCATTGAatattaatcttttaaaaataaaaaaatataaaattttgacaagctcatattttatataaaatataaattatttattttacatttttttacatatttcttaataaatttattatttaaataaatattaatttaatatcgcGTAAATATACGTGACTTACGACTAGTATACATATAAAATCCGGGAATATTTTGCTCTTTAAAATAAGAGATTATAGTAATTATTTCTCATTCTAATGAGAAGATATTTAATAATTgataatttcaaataaattaaaattaaaataactgtAGAATACGCCTTGTTATGTTCTCAACTATCAGAAGAAGGAAACGAAAGCCTCCAacttttaaattacaaaacacaacatgacaaaataaaatgttaagatAATACAAAAAGAGAACTTCCAATTTCTCATTTGTACTTTCTTAGTTCTTACCCTCCAACACCACAAATTAATCTTACAACTTTATTTTTCAAGCCACCTTTTTAGACCTAATAATAGTAAAAGTGTGTATTCAAACCGAACAGAACCATATCTAAGATTTTTAAATCGAACTAAAGTTCAAATTCTAAACCAAGCTGA
Coding sequences within it:
- the LOC126676909 gene encoding monooxygenase 2 isoform X2 is translated as MVVKSEDGRELRSFRFKDEDESQEVRAVERRILLETLANQLPPETIRYSSGLDKIEASENGETLLKLVDGTQLQAKIVIGCDGIRSPIAKWMGFSEPKYAGHCAFRGLGFYAEGHSFEPKVNYVYGRGLRAGYVPVSPTKVYWFICFNSQSPGPKITDPSVLKKQAKELIKNWPVELLNLIDITPDETVSKTPLVDRWLWPAVSRSASAGRVVLVGDAWHPMTPNLGQGACCALEDSVVLARKLAYAINSGTASIEDAFKSYGTERWSRVFPLTIRANLVGSLLQWEDPIVCSIRNNVVLPKLARLGPLLEHTNFDCEPLLTTNV
- the LOC126676912 gene encoding uncharacterized protein LOC126676912, which produces MHRSSSGSRVSDQDSSASSSFKNNNTNYTDKELQSQQHELPTYDPLSHVAKKERSRLRSAENAIHLIPLVLVLCAIILWFFSNPQSRV